GACACTTCCATTCCTCCCTGCAAACATCCTGTACGCCCCGGGGCGCGATTCCTACCAGACGTAGCACAGAATCTCGCCGCCCACGCCGAGCCGCCGCGCCTTCTGCCCGGTCATGATCCCCTTCGGCGTGGACAGAATCGCGATGCCGACGCCGCTCAACACCCACGGGATGTCGGCCCGGCTGGTGTACACCCGCCGCCCAGGCGAACTGACACGCTTCAGACCGGTCAGCACAGGCTGTTTGTCTTGTGTGTATTTCAAATGCAACCTCAGCACAGGAGCAGGCTTCTGGTTCACGACCTCAAAGTCCTTGATGTAGCCTTCCTCCTTGAGAATCCGTGCAATCTCCGCCTTCACCCGCGAATGGGGAATGGCCACCGTCTTGTGGTGCGCCATCGTCGCATTCCGCATCCGCGTCAGCATATCGGCAATCGGGTCATTTACGCTCATTCCCTGCACTCCTGTCTGAATCACCAACTGGACTTCACAATACCGGGAATCTTGCCTTCCACGGCCAGTTCACGGAAGCAAATCCGGCACAGGTCAAAGCGGCGCATGTAGCCCCTGGGTCGCCCGCAGATGTGGCAGCGGTTGCGAACCCGAACCGCGTACTTCCGCTTCTTTTCCCGCGCAATCATGCTCTTCTTCGCCACTGTCTTACTCCCTCCTGCTTATCAATCCCTGCTATTGCCGTTTTCGGAAAGGCATCCCGAGCAATTGGAGCAGTCGGCGTGCTTCCTCATCGGTCTTCGCCGTCGTAACAATCGTTACTTCCATCCCTCGCACTTTGTCAATGGTGTCGTAGTTGATCTCGGGCCAGATGAGTTGCTCCTGGAGTCCCAGGGTGTAGTTGCCGCGCCCGTCAAAGGCATCGGGCGAGACGCCGCGGAAGTCCCGCAGTCGCGGCAGGGCGATGTTCATCAGCCGGTCCAGAAAATCGTACATACGATTGCCACGCAGCGTAACCTTGATGCCGATGGGGTTCCCCTCGCGCAACTTGAAGGTGGCGATGGACTTCCGGGCC
Above is a genomic segment from Chloroflexota bacterium containing:
- the rpsH gene encoding 30S ribosomal protein S8, with the translated sequence MSVNDPIADMLTRMRNATMAHHKTVAIPHSRVKAEIARILKEEGYIKDFEVVNQKPAPVLRLHLKYTQDKQPVLTGLKRVSSPGRRVYTSRADIPWVLSGVGIAILSTPKGIMTGQKARRLGVGGEILCYVW
- a CDS encoding type Z 30S ribosomal protein S14 — protein: MAKKSMIAREKKRKYAVRVRNRCHICGRPRGYMRRFDLCRICFRELAVEGKIPGIVKSSW
- the rplE gene encoding 50S ribosomal protein L5; amino-acid sequence: MPRLKDKYQQEILPALQQEFGYRNVMEVPRIVKVVVNVGLGEALQNAKALDAASNDIMLITGQKPIVRKARKSIATFKLREGNPIGIKVTLRGNRMYDFLDRLMNIALPRLRDFRGVSPDAFDGRGNYTLGLQEQLIWPEINYDTIDKVRGMEVTIVTTAKTDEEARRLLQLLGMPFRKRQ